A portion of the Leptospira kanakyensis genome contains these proteins:
- a CDS encoding class I SAM-dependent RNA methyltransferase, giving the protein MEKLRIKLEKWVNGGFCIAHHEGHAVFVEGGIPGELVDISLYKTGKKEWFGSVSDVIEPAEKRIPSDCSVFMECGGCSYRHISYQDEIKIKTSLLEAMFPEWKGKVELVTGPENEYRNNVQWQSNGKEIGYFAKNSHRIVNESQSVCKTVDKRLLWGMVPAGLQKSVSKNKSIQLRLSSKSVVNYERDQTEISVFNTKLKVPERGFFQINRFLLEPWLERIKNLLPDSANILELFCGCGTIGISIREKIASLYGIESHEKSIRYAKENAKTNNALQFEYEVSDLYQKHLPKHTSKFPIWIVNPPRAGLTEGIIESASMFSPKQIVYSSCNPSTLKRDITRLEKIGYRLNYIGLFDFFPRTQHYEVLVSLKK; this is encoded by the coding sequence ATGGAAAAGTTGCGAATAAAACTAGAAAAGTGGGTGAATGGTGGTTTCTGTATCGCGCACCATGAGGGCCACGCTGTCTTTGTTGAGGGTGGAATCCCCGGAGAATTAGTAGACATAAGTCTTTATAAAACCGGTAAGAAAGAATGGTTTGGATCTGTTTCCGATGTCATTGAACCAGCAGAAAAGAGGATTCCTTCGGATTGTTCGGTTTTTATGGAATGTGGTGGTTGCAGTTACCGGCATATCTCCTATCAGGATGAGATCAAAATTAAAACATCACTACTCGAAGCTATGTTCCCTGAATGGAAAGGGAAAGTGGAACTGGTCACCGGCCCAGAAAACGAATACAGAAACAATGTGCAATGGCAATCCAACGGAAAAGAAATTGGATATTTCGCAAAAAATAGCCATCGAATCGTGAACGAATCTCAATCAGTATGTAAAACTGTCGATAAACGTTTGTTATGGGGTATGGTTCCCGCTGGCCTTCAAAAGTCAGTTTCTAAAAATAAATCGATCCAACTTCGTCTTTCCTCAAAATCAGTTGTGAATTACGAAAGAGACCAAACGGAAATTAGTGTTTTTAATACAAAACTAAAAGTTCCGGAAAGGGGATTTTTTCAAATCAATAGATTTCTTTTAGAACCTTGGCTTGAAAGAATAAAAAATCTGTTACCGGACTCAGCCAATATTTTGGAACTATTCTGCGGTTGTGGAACGATTGGAATATCTATACGAGAAAAAATTGCATCTTTGTATGGAATCGAATCACACGAAAAAAGCATTCGGTATGCAAAAGAAAATGCAAAGACCAACAATGCACTCCAGTTCGAATATGAAGTCAGTGATTTATACCAAAAACACTTACCAAAACATACTTCCAAGTTTCCGATTTGGATTGTGAATCCACCGAGGGCCGGACTCACAGAGGGAATCATTGAATCGGCTTCTATGTTTTCACCAAAACAAATTGTTTATTCTAGCTGCAATCCGAGTACTTTGAAAAGGGATATTACAAGATTAGAAAAGATAGGATATAGATTAAATTATATAGGTTTGTTTGATTTTTTTCCAAGAACCCAACACTATGAAGTCCTCGTGAGTTTAAAAAAATAA
- a CDS encoding OmpA family protein — MLAQVQPSEPSLLVAPIQGPINTEFQEFGPTMTPDAKTLYFYSKRSNRGYTEIFKSERKKDGTWDFPEEVDVLNSPFDDQSPFISRDGKTLLLSSNRDGSVEVMLPDGKVGISRDLYVSNWDGKSWSQPVALPAPINTEEIEENPHLLGDTLLFTRYPFGKPNLAKVYFSQYKGEKWSTPKPLPSPINDNYATIAAAFNDDGSLLFFSSNRPGGYGGFDLYMAKIDGDSFKDIENLGAPINSSEDEAYIVFQQIKKTFLFCRRVEGRSFDLFSASVPKQENLVQKKLEETKKISLDSVYFERASSILKPESSIPLDAIVDYLHENADKKMKIIGHTDLTGTFEDNMVLSKERAESVKQYLVSKGVDPKRLATDGKGPTQPVVQATDEASSKKNRRTEFVLIDP; from the coding sequence ATGCTTGCGCAAGTGCAACCTAGTGAACCAAGCCTCTTAGTGGCTCCTATCCAAGGACCAATCAATACTGAATTCCAAGAGTTTGGGCCAACGATGACTCCTGATGCCAAAACTTTATATTTTTATTCAAAACGTTCTAATCGTGGTTATACGGAAATTTTTAAATCGGAACGAAAAAAAGATGGAACTTGGGATTTTCCAGAAGAAGTAGATGTTTTGAATTCTCCCTTTGACGACCAAAGTCCATTTATATCTCGTGATGGAAAAACACTTTTGTTATCATCAAATCGTGATGGTTCCGTAGAAGTGATGTTACCTGATGGAAAGGTGGGCATTTCCAGAGATTTGTATGTTTCCAATTGGGATGGAAAAAGTTGGAGCCAACCTGTGGCATTGCCCGCTCCGATCAACACAGAAGAAATCGAAGAAAATCCCCATTTACTCGGTGATACTTTACTCTTTACAAGATATCCATTTGGGAAACCAAATTTGGCAAAAGTATATTTTAGCCAATACAAAGGAGAGAAATGGTCTACCCCAAAACCTCTTCCTTCACCCATTAATGATAATTATGCAACCATTGCAGCCGCATTTAATGATGATGGAAGTCTATTGTTTTTTTCATCGAACCGTCCTGGTGGTTACGGTGGGTTTGATTTATACATGGCGAAAATTGATGGAGATTCGTTTAAAGATATCGAGAATTTAGGTGCACCTATCAATTCGAGTGAAGATGAAGCATACATTGTATTCCAGCAGATAAAAAAAACATTTTTGTTTTGTAGGCGAGTGGAAGGAAGATCGTTTGACCTTTTTAGCGCATCCGTTCCTAAACAAGAAAATCTAGTACAAAAGAAACTAGAAGAAACCAAAAAAATATCATTGGACTCTGTGTATTTTGAAAGGGCCTCCTCAATTTTAAAACCAGAGTCATCCATTCCTTTGGATGCCATCGTTGATTACTTACATGAAAACGCTGATAAAAAGATGAAAATTATCGGCCATACAGATTTAACCGGTACGTTTGAGGACAATATGGTTCTTTCAAAGGAAAGAGCAGAGTCCGTAAAACAGTATTTAGTCTCTAAAGGAGTGGATCCGAAACGACTCGCAACCGACGGAAAAGGACCGACACAACCTGTAGTGCAAGCGACAGATGAGGCCTCCTCTAAAAAAAATCGCCGAACTGAATTTGTCCTGATTGATCCTTAA
- a CDS encoding substrate-binding periplasmic protein, with amino-acid sequence MLLLLWIRNFGFVFIIGVFFSFSISAEPSLVLEKIKKTKTLTVSVNEFYDPFYIENPNPNFPGLDVELAQEYAKFLDVDLKIIPLRTFDQHARMLEKGDTQIAMAGISSSINRFRDVYFTDPYLISTPAALVNRTALPPEPEGQIVTVQLFRNLNDLTNITGISYSVLANSSNHQFLRDVFPKAQTFSYFTNEAALNELKKNNVNAFVADSFYIQALLQKDSSLRANYLPILGVVQEDHISMATAKRDVEFLYNLNFFIKELKRTGKIQGLINKYFKSNQWVKKE; translated from the coding sequence ATGTTGCTTCTTCTTTGGATTCGAAATTTTGGATTTGTTTTCATTATTGGCGTTTTCTTCTCATTCTCTATTTCCGCAGAGCCGAGTCTGGTTTTAGAAAAAATTAAAAAAACTAAAACACTTACGGTTTCCGTAAATGAATTTTATGATCCATTTTATATTGAAAATCCCAATCCGAATTTTCCTGGGCTTGATGTAGAGTTAGCACAAGAGTATGCAAAATTTTTAGATGTAGATTTAAAAATCATTCCATTACGCACCTTTGACCAACATGCAAGGATGTTAGAAAAAGGTGATACACAAATTGCCATGGCGGGAATTTCATCCTCAATCAATCGATTTAGAGATGTCTACTTTACTGATCCCTATTTAATTTCGACACCGGCTGCTTTGGTGAACAGGACAGCTCTTCCACCGGAACCCGAGGGACAAATTGTAACCGTTCAATTATTTCGTAATTTAAATGACCTAACAAACATTACGGGAATTTCCTATTCTGTACTCGCAAATAGTTCTAACCATCAGTTCTTAAGGGATGTTTTTCCGAAGGCACAGACCTTTTCTTATTTCACCAATGAGGCTGCATTAAACGAACTAAAGAAAAACAATGTAAACGCATTTGTTGCCGATTCTTTTTACATTCAGGCACTTTTACAAAAAGACTCTTCACTGCGAGCCAACTATTTACCAATTTTGGGAGTTGTGCAGGAAGACCATATCAGCATGGCCACTGCAAAACGAGATGTAGAATTTCTTTATAATTTAAATTTCTTTATCAAAGAATTGAAACGTACAGGAAAAATCCAAGGTTTGATTAACAAATATTTTAAATCCAACCAATGGGTGAAAAAAGAATAA
- a CDS encoding nucleoside deaminase, protein MEAFDSFLKRYTEALSNHPEEIPSYSEIITRDGKLVSSAFNSVEQTLNPTKHSEILAMEDALSKTEGRYLTDHILITALEPCLLCSGAIVRVKIPEVVYFVPAKPGEGISSYTTESIYLLNHFPKCTLIPRSHIKFEFLSFFKEKR, encoded by the coding sequence GTGGAAGCATTCGACTCGTTTCTAAAGCGCTATACAGAAGCCCTTTCTAATCATCCCGAAGAAATTCCCTCTTATTCAGAAATCATCACTCGAGATGGAAAACTAGTTTCCTCCGCATTTAATTCCGTCGAACAAACATTAAATCCTACAAAACATAGCGAAATTTTAGCAATGGAAGATGCCCTTTCGAAAACGGAAGGTCGATATCTTACCGATCATATTTTGATTACAGCACTCGAACCATGTTTACTTTGTTCCGGTGCCATTGTACGGGTGAAAATTCCAGAAGTGGTTTATTTTGTTCCGGCAAAACCAGGGGAAGGCATATCCTCCTACACAACCGAATCTATTTATTTATTGAATCACTTTCCCAAGTGTACCCTCATCCCAAGATCCCACATAAAATTTGAATTTCTGAGTTTTTTCAAAGAGAAAAGGTAG
- a CDS encoding alpha/beta hydrolase family esterase encodes MNLISFNKKRIPLILMISFSFFCKSLPSIVPVKEHRLESISSDGIIRTFRYYVPKQIKENRLPLIFILHGGGGSGEGMIYLSRMSEKAEEYGFIAVYPDGYANRWNDGRKIPHSLTDKRNTNDIEFFRDMVRYIDKEIPIDYHRIHAVGISNGGFMTQRLLCEAEDLFSSGYSIAAVTSKGLKDICNPPPKKSIGFIMGTSDDVVPYKGGTVSIPSDPSPNAQRIPAGDVMSYLESLEYWTSSFSCKEESKSQKRHLNKFWKRDIQYTKFTDCSSDQMVEGYLIPGGGHIWPNGFYYQNEKQYGYLSKDLDTREIVLQFFRTNYKKEKLVNNNAPLGN; translated from the coding sequence ATGAATTTGATTTCATTCAATAAAAAACGAATCCCCTTAATTCTTATGATTTCCTTTTCTTTTTTTTGTAAATCCCTCCCTTCCATTGTTCCTGTAAAGGAACATAGATTGGAATCGATTTCTTCAGATGGAATCATCCGTACATTCCGTTACTATGTTCCTAAACAAATCAAAGAAAATCGTCTGCCTTTGATTTTTATCCTTCATGGCGGTGGTGGCAGTGGGGAAGGAATGATTTACCTGTCTCGAATGTCAGAAAAAGCCGAAGAATATGGATTTATCGCCGTTTATCCTGACGGGTATGCGAATCGATGGAACGATGGTAGAAAAATTCCTCATTCCCTTACCGATAAACGAAATACAAACGACATAGAATTCTTTCGGGATATGGTTCGTTATATCGATAAGGAAATTCCTATTGATTATCACCGAATCCATGCTGTTGGTATCTCCAATGGTGGTTTTATGACACAGCGGTTGTTATGCGAAGCGGAAGATTTATTTAGTTCAGGATATTCGATTGCTGCGGTCACTTCCAAAGGTTTAAAAGACATTTGTAACCCTCCTCCAAAAAAATCGATAGGTTTCATTATGGGAACTTCGGATGATGTGGTACCTTATAAAGGTGGGACTGTTTCCATTCCTTCTGATCCAAGTCCCAATGCACAGAGAATTCCTGCAGGGGATGTGATGTCTTATTTAGAATCCTTAGAGTATTGGACTTCTAGTTTTTCCTGCAAAGAAGAATCAAAATCACAAAAAAGACACCTAAACAAATTTTGGAAAAGAGACATCCAATACACTAAATTCACGGATTGTTCGTCCGACCAAATGGTCGAAGGTTATTTAATCCCTGGTGGTGGTCATATTTGGCCGAATGGATTTTATTACCAAAATGAAAAACAATACGGATACTTAAGTAAGGACTTGGATACAAGAGAGATTGTGTTACAATTCTTTCGAACTAATTATAAAAAAGAAAAGTTGGTAAATAACAATGCACCACTCGGAAATTAG
- a CDS encoding YbaB/EbfC family nucleoid-associated protein — MFDQMKQMREAFSQLGNIKEKQEELAKRLAQIRVTASAGAGMVEVTATADGILTNLNINPIMFNADDKKMLEDLILSATNEVQRKAKETMAHEMKNVLGFNPSDFEGVFNQLQKDGGFPPV, encoded by the coding sequence ATTTTTGATCAAATGAAACAAATGCGGGAAGCTTTCTCGCAACTCGGAAACATCAAAGAAAAACAAGAGGAACTCGCTAAACGACTCGCTCAGATTCGAGTCACTGCCTCAGCAGGAGCGGGAATGGTAGAAGTAACGGCAACAGCTGATGGAATTCTTACGAATCTCAACATCAATCCCATTATGTTCAATGCAGACGATAAAAAAATGTTAGAAGATTTGATTCTTTCTGCAACAAACGAAGTACAAAGAAAAGCCAAAGAAACCATGGCTCATGAAATGAAAAATGTCCTGGGTTTCAATCCTAGTGATTTTGAAGGAGTGTTCAACCAACTCCAAAAGGATGGAGGGTTCCCACCTGTCTGA
- the recR gene encoding recombination mediator RecR has product MEGSHLSDPQFQKLIQSFSSLPGIGKKSATRIGFHILRMDPSTFQTWLSNIEEAKVKLRFCDECGGLTEDAVCSICLSDSRETGILCVVEQPEDIFFIENTKEYVGKYHVLNGAISPLDGIGPDQLRIRQLLKRLEDGEIKEVLIATNPTLEGDATASYLSTVIKPMEIKITRIAHGITIGGTLEYSDQYTLGKAIKSRLTL; this is encoded by the coding sequence ATGGAGGGTTCCCACCTGTCTGATCCACAATTTCAAAAACTAATCCAATCCTTTTCAAGCCTTCCTGGAATTGGGAAAAAAAGTGCGACAAGAATTGGATTTCATATTTTAAGAATGGATCCCTCTACCTTTCAAACTTGGTTGTCCAATATCGAAGAAGCAAAAGTCAAACTACGATTTTGCGATGAATGCGGCGGACTGACAGAAGATGCGGTATGTTCTATATGTTTGTCAGACAGCAGAGAAACAGGGATACTATGTGTTGTGGAACAACCAGAAGACATTTTCTTCATCGAAAATACAAAGGAATATGTTGGTAAATACCATGTACTCAATGGAGCCATTTCTCCTTTGGATGGGATTGGACCTGACCAATTAAGAATTCGTCAACTTTTAAAAAGATTGGAAGACGGAGAAATCAAAGAAGTTCTGATTGCCACAAACCCGACACTAGAAGGGGATGCCACTGCATCTTATCTTTCCACAGTCATCAAACCGATGGAAATCAAAATCACAAGAATTGCCCATGGAATTACCATTGGTGGAACATTGGAATATTCAGACCAATACACGTTAGGCAAAGCAATTAAGTCTAGATTGACTCTTTAA
- a CDS encoding WbuC family cupin fold metalloprotein, giving the protein MQEIQLIDSDLIGNLVTKAKNADRKRTNHNFHEQKEVYQRFLNVLSKNTYIPPHRHLSDPKPETFVILEGEIGFLIFHENGEVKEAHKLSGNGPKRGIDLQPGVWHSLVCLSETAVCFEGKSGPYDPTIDKEFHPNYPLESDPKFIETIKSFESLFV; this is encoded by the coding sequence TTGCAGGAAATACAACTCATTGATTCCGACTTAATCGGAAACCTCGTCACAAAAGCCAAAAACGCAGACAGAAAACGTACCAATCACAACTTCCATGAACAAAAGGAAGTGTACCAAAGGTTCCTCAACGTTCTTTCTAAAAATACATACATTCCACCTCACAGACATTTGTCGGATCCAAAACCGGAAACCTTCGTCATCCTCGAAGGTGAAATCGGATTTTTAATTTTCCATGAGAACGGGGAAGTAAAAGAAGCTCATAAACTTTCCGGGAACGGACCAAAACGGGGAATCGACTTACAACCTGGAGTTTGGCATAGTTTGGTTTGTTTGTCTGAAACGGCAGTTTGTTTTGAAGGAAAGTCTGGTCCTTATGATCCAACAATCGATAAAGAATTCCATCCAAACTATCCGCTGGAAAGTGATCCTAAGTTTATAGAAACTATCAAATCCTTTGAATCTTTATTTGTATGA
- the dnaX gene encoding DNA polymerase III subunit gamma/tau, whose protein sequence is MSENHQVLFRKYRPQFFRDVIYQDLAVGSLQNAFKSKKIGHAYIFIGPRGVGKTTIARILAKRLNCERPDGVEPCNECTSCLEITKGNSNDVFEIDAASNSGVDNIRELRENVKFNAMGGKYRVYILDEVHMLSGAAFNALLKTLEEPPAHVVFILATTEYHKIPETILSRCQDFHFRKVPVTVLQNYIETLCEKESLKYDSEGLFWIAKKGDGSVRDTLSFMEQAVIFTDGNLTGVKLRKMIGYHGIDTFTDFLNQLLDSSQSAQIFETLENLFQAGIDLGKFVWDFIEFLNSLLLIKDNLADRESINIPQEDLQKLKQNYRELDREVLVLLAERIFSVHEKLNLMKLRSSYEMKVYLEIQFRKLILDREKPSVSGLLAKITELTKLVQGDISHIPDNLETPKKTVPAATTTVTQKQDTVTNTQPTQTNSEKQVENREPEIKQHSQPKPNPPKPAAATPSSPEDMEKLLKEKFSGMEVDPNQFKNL, encoded by the coding sequence ATGAGCGAAAACCACCAAGTACTCTTTCGAAAATACAGACCCCAATTCTTTCGCGATGTGATTTACCAAGACCTTGCTGTTGGTTCTTTACAGAATGCATTCAAATCAAAAAAAATTGGCCACGCTTATATTTTCATTGGCCCTCGTGGTGTTGGTAAAACAACCATCGCAAGAATTTTGGCCAAACGCCTCAACTGTGAACGCCCAGATGGAGTTGAGCCTTGTAACGAATGTACTTCTTGTTTAGAAATCACAAAAGGAAATTCGAATGATGTATTTGAAATCGATGCCGCTTCCAACAGTGGTGTGGATAATATCCGAGAATTACGCGAAAATGTAAAATTCAATGCAATGGGTGGAAAGTACCGCGTTTATATTTTGGATGAGGTGCATATGCTGAGTGGAGCTGCTTTTAATGCTCTCCTCAAAACCTTAGAAGAACCACCAGCCCATGTTGTATTTATTTTAGCAACCACCGAGTATCATAAAATTCCTGAGACAATTCTATCTCGTTGCCAAGACTTTCATTTTAGAAAAGTCCCCGTGACTGTTTTGCAAAACTACATCGAAACTCTTTGTGAAAAAGAAAGTTTGAAATATGATTCCGAAGGTTTGTTCTGGATTGCGAAAAAGGGTGACGGCTCCGTTCGGGATACACTTTCCTTTATGGAACAAGCTGTTATTTTCACCGATGGAAATCTAACAGGCGTCAAACTAAGAAAGATGATTGGGTATCATGGAATTGATACCTTTACTGATTTTTTAAACCAATTATTAGATTCTTCCCAAAGCGCACAAATTTTTGAAACTCTCGAAAATCTTTTCCAAGCAGGAATTGATCTTGGTAAGTTTGTTTGGGACTTTATCGAATTTTTGAATTCTCTATTACTAATTAAAGACAATTTAGCGGATAGAGAATCAATTAACATCCCACAAGAGGACTTACAAAAATTAAAACAAAACTATAGAGAACTCGACCGTGAAGTTTTAGTTTTACTTGCGGAACGTATTTTTTCCGTACATGAAAAATTGAATCTAATGAAACTACGAAGTTCCTACGAGATGAAAGTTTATTTAGAAATTCAATTTCGAAAATTGATTTTGGATCGAGAAAAACCAAGTGTTTCAGGATTATTAGCAAAAATAACTGAGCTCACCAAACTGGTTCAAGGTGACATTTCTCATATTCCAGACAATTTAGAGACTCCCAAAAAAACGGTTCCCGCAGCGACTACTACTGTTACACAAAAACAAGATACTGTAACGAACACGCAACCAACACAAACAAATTCGGAAAAACAAGTAGAGAATCGGGAACCAGAAATAAAACAACATTCGCAGCCAAAACCAAATCCGCCGAAACCAGCAGCTGCGACACCATCCAGCCCAGAAGATATGGAGAAACTTTTGAAAGAAAAATTCTCCGGTATGGAAGTTGACCCCAACCAATTTAAAAATTTATAA
- the serS gene encoding serine--tRNA ligase, protein MLDINRIVQNPEELLSTLQKRGVTSTDIEAKIKSISEKQRKLKLEVEDLRAERNRVSKEIGIQKSQGKDITEISASMKGVGDQIKAIEEELTKQEESLHDLNLGLPNLLDPSVPEGKSEADNVLVRQWGEVPKLSFEAKTHFDIGEALGIFDFERGVKLSGARFYTYRGLGAKLERALMNLMLDTHTSENGYEEMWVPVLVNDESMTATGQLPKFAEDFYRLEKDGLNLIPTAEVPLTNYYRDEIISEKELPISVCAHTSCFRREAGSYGRDTRGLVRVHQFQKVELVKFVEPETSQNEHEKMLQDAESILQKLKLPYRVMLLCSKDMSSASSKTYDIEVWMPGLGRFMEISSVSNFKDYQARRGKIRYKSKEGKNLLVHTLNGSGLAIGRTLAAVIENYQSADGTFQIPDVLKQYIR, encoded by the coding sequence ATGCTTGATATCAACCGTATTGTTCAAAACCCTGAAGAGTTACTTTCCACCTTACAAAAACGAGGTGTAACTTCTACAGACATTGAAGCAAAAATTAAATCTATCTCTGAAAAACAAAGAAAGCTAAAACTAGAAGTGGAAGACCTTCGTGCTGAGAGAAATCGAGTTTCTAAAGAAATTGGAATTCAAAAATCACAAGGCAAAGACATCACAGAAATTTCTGCTTCGATGAAAGGTGTTGGTGATCAGATCAAAGCAATTGAAGAAGAACTGACCAAACAGGAAGAATCTTTGCATGATTTGAATTTAGGCCTTCCAAACTTACTGGATCCATCTGTTCCAGAAGGAAAATCAGAAGCAGATAATGTTCTTGTTCGCCAGTGGGGAGAAGTTCCAAAACTTTCCTTTGAGGCAAAAACTCATTTCGATATCGGAGAGGCTTTGGGTATTTTTGACTTTGAACGAGGAGTCAAACTTTCTGGTGCGAGGTTTTATACATACCGTGGGCTTGGTGCCAAATTAGAAAGAGCACTTATGAATTTGATGCTTGATACTCATACTTCTGAAAATGGTTATGAAGAGATGTGGGTTCCGGTTCTTGTGAATGATGAGTCGATGACTGCCACAGGCCAACTTCCAAAGTTTGCCGAGGATTTTTACCGATTGGAAAAAGACGGACTCAATTTGATTCCTACAGCAGAAGTTCCTCTCACCAATTATTACCGGGATGAAATCATTTCAGAAAAAGAATTACCAATTTCTGTATGTGCACACACTTCTTGTTTTCGCAGAGAAGCAGGGTCTTACGGACGAGATACACGTGGTCTTGTTCGGGTACACCAATTCCAAAAAGTCGAACTTGTGAAGTTTGTAGAACCGGAAACTTCGCAAAACGAACACGAAAAGATGCTCCAAGATGCTGAATCTATTTTGCAAAAATTGAAACTTCCCTACCGTGTGATGTTACTTTGTAGTAAGGATATGTCTAGTGCCTCTTCCAAAACCTATGATATTGAAGTTTGGATGCCGGGACTTGGACGTTTTATGGAGATTTCCTCTGTTTCTAACTTCAAAGACTATCAAGCAAGACGGGGAAAAATTCGATACAAGTCAAAGGAAGGAAAAAACCTGCTCGTCCATACTCTGAATGGTTCCGGTCTTGCGATCGGTCGAACACTTGCTGCGGTGATCGAAAATTACCAATCAGCTGATGGAACCTTCCAAATTCCGGATGTATTGAAACAATATATTCGTTAG
- a CDS encoding alpha/beta fold hydrolase: protein MHHSEIRNSSTVFTTLETGSGEPVLFLHGFPDNHKTFAPMMETIGKKGFQCIAPVMRGYEPSTISHAHKLHVVDLVDDILGWMDDRRWNSVHLVGHNWGSVIAFAAGMYYPNRIKSITSLGVPLLRTYQDSFFWAPQQTIQSWYVVLFQIPFLAELTIRSNGFALVDYLWKDWSPGYSPNQDHLAEIKANFQNPGILSSALAYYRNLNDLFTESGRESILGILDSKITVPTQILYGLNDGCFHKNLFEHLLDEKDFPCGFRKIGFDHAGHFLHWEKREEVTKLILEWLEKNK from the coding sequence ATGCACCACTCGGAAATTAGAAATTCGTCCACTGTATTTACCACTTTAGAAACGGGATCAGGAGAACCTGTCCTTTTCCTTCACGGCTTTCCCGATAATCACAAAACCTTTGCCCCAATGATGGAAACCATAGGTAAAAAAGGATTTCAATGCATTGCACCTGTTATGCGTGGATATGAACCTTCAACCATCTCTCATGCTCATAAATTACATGTAGTGGATCTTGTGGATGATATTTTAGGTTGGATGGATGACCGTCGTTGGAACTCCGTACATCTTGTTGGCCATAACTGGGGTTCTGTCATTGCCTTTGCGGCCGGAATGTATTATCCCAACCGAATCAAATCCATCACAAGTTTGGGAGTTCCGTTACTTCGAACTTACCAAGATTCTTTTTTTTGGGCACCCCAACAAACCATCCAATCTTGGTATGTGGTTTTATTCCAAATTCCTTTTTTAGCAGAACTCACCATTCGTTCGAATGGATTTGCTTTGGTTGATTATTTGTGGAAAGATTGGTCACCAGGATATTCACCAAACCAAGACCATTTAGCAGAGATTAAAGCTAATTTTCAGAATCCAGGAATTTTATCTTCGGCCCTTGCTTATTATCGCAATTTAAACGACTTATTTACAGAATCAGGACGAGAGAGTATACTTGGAATCTTAGATTCAAAAATCACTGTCCCCACTCAGATTCTTTATGGGTTAAACGACGGTTGTTTTCATAAAAACTTATTTGAACATCTATTAGATGAAAAAGATTTTCCTTGTGGGTTTCGAAAAATTGGATTTGATCATGCAGGACATTTTCTCCATTGGGAAAAAAGAGAAGAAGTAACTAAGCTGATTTTAGAATGGTTAGAAAAAAATAAATAA
- a CDS encoding (2Fe-2S)-binding protein, protein MIKCHCAEVFFESILNVVKDTNRPILEVAREMGAADTCTACVPDMLAFIEQELEGQLAGNTTH, encoded by the coding sequence ATGATCAAGTGTCACTGTGCAGAAGTTTTCTTTGAATCTATCTTAAATGTTGTCAAAGATACGAATCGCCCTATACTAGAAGTCGCCCGCGAGATGGGAGCGGCTGATACTTGTACGGCTTGTGTTCCGGATATGTTAGCCTTCATCGAGCAGGAATTGGAAGGTCAACTTGCAGGAAATACAACTCATTGA
- a CDS encoding YgaP family membrane protein yields MFQNMGLYDRIIRVVVGLVLGGLYLGGVVEGTTAIVLFVIGLVMIATSAIGFCPAYLPFKITTKEK; encoded by the coding sequence ATGTTTCAAAATATGGGTCTTTATGACCGAATCATTCGTGTGGTCGTTGGATTGGTATTAGGTGGTTTGTATTTAGGTGGAGTTGTAGAAGGAACAACAGCAATTGTTTTATTTGTGATTGGTCTTGTGATGATTGCAACCTCTGCGATCGGATTCTGTCCCGCTTACCTTCCTTTTAAAATCACAACAAAAGAAAAATAA